The following are from one region of the Candidatus Poribacteria bacterium genome:
- the tadA gene encoding tRNA adenosine(34) deaminase TadA: protein MDSDSFWMRQALKLAQQAGEKGEVPVGALLVSGDTVVAEAYNLRETCGSPIAHAEMLVLQAASEKIGNWRFVDTTLYVTLEPCPMCAGAIVLARIPKVVYAATDPKSGAAGTLYNILQDDRLNHRVELVSGVLAEESSALLRSFFQERRRQL, encoded by the coding sequence TTGGATAGCGATTCTTTCTGGATGCGACAAGCACTTAAATTAGCGCAGCAAGCAGGTGAAAAGGGGGAAGTACCCGTCGGTGCCTTGCTTGTGAGTGGTGATACCGTGGTGGCTGAAGCGTACAACTTACGAGAAACGTGTGGCAGCCCTATTGCCCACGCGGAAATGCTGGTACTACAAGCAGCATCCGAAAAAATTGGCAACTGGCGATTCGTTGATACGACCCTTTATGTAACTTTAGAACCGTGTCCAATGTGTGCCGGGGCGATTGTATTAGCACGTATCCCGAAGGTCGTTTACGCCGCAACAGATCCGAAATCAGGGGCAGCCGGAACGCTCTATAATATCCTTCAAGATGACCGGTTGAACCATCGGGTTGAATTAGTGAGCGGGGTGTTAGCAGAAGAGAGCAGTGCTCTGCTAAGATCATTTTTTCAAGAACGCCGCCGTCAATTGTAA
- a CDS encoding sigma-70 family RNA polymerase sigma factor, translating into MTYPQKFATAYTESELEQIDEDVLVNRFKDGDTEAFNPLFLKYEKKIYNLMYQRVRDRETAKDLCQEVFLKAFKALPDFKGGSAFYSWIYRIAINCSIDFQRQSNRSKLITFEELPLDADDVLTMMDSHPSPEKLLEEKELGKIIRKAVRKLPPGQRRVFNLRHRRELAIKEIAVLLNRSEGTIKTHLHHAHRRLQDMLLPYLRNEPLEWHGEIQ; encoded by the coding sequence ATGACTTATCCCCAGAAATTCGCCACTGCATACACAGAATCGGAGCTTGAACAGATTGACGAGGATGTCCTTGTCAATCGGTTTAAGGATGGGGACACGGAGGCTTTTAATCCGCTTTTCCTCAAATATGAAAAGAAAATTTATAACCTCATGTACCAGCGGGTTCGCGATCGGGAGACAGCAAAAGACCTTTGTCAAGAGGTCTTTCTGAAAGCGTTTAAAGCACTGCCCGACTTCAAAGGTGGCTCCGCGTTTTACAGTTGGATTTACCGGATTGCTATCAATTGCAGCATCGACTTTCAGAGGCAGTCTAACCGTAGTAAACTTATTACGTTTGAAGAATTACCACTTGATGCAGATGATGTCCTAACAATGATGGATTCTCATCCATCGCCTGAGAAACTCCTTGAAGAAAAGGAACTCGGTAAAATAATTCGGAAGGCAGTGCGGAAACTTCCACCCGGTCAGCGTCGCGTTTTCAATCTACGACACCGAAGAGAGCTCGCGATTAAAGAGATAGCAGTGCTACTAAATAGGTCGGAAGGCACAATTAAAACACACTTGCACCATGCCCATCGGCGGCTCCAAGATATGCTGCTTCCTTATTTACGAAACGAACCACTGGAATGGCATGGAGAAATTCAATAG